The proteins below are encoded in one region of Aeromonas veronii:
- a CDS encoding phage/plasmid replication protein, II/X family produces the protein MYDFWEIHIPFADRWCTTQRVGAGSADIVGMVDLEECGRRGLSLGSRRVDFAIDREGTIHDLYHPWESLPSSFTDIAVKLHQAHLKRSWPCIALKASPAKLLQGHNVYGPDNAAAGILELLAAFARSLPRVAEMLDWGHAHIRRVDVTNSIQLPDAETLANCLSAIGNLSHRHMRAAKEADYESTIYFNKRSQDQKDAGRTKVLVVYAKHNEMQHQLEQLRRAKRTEKTSRYDAVIRSLENPELNAFAANRLRFEGRALTRWFERNKIPRNVWQFLTFVGQFESNPDNAGMTFCEWAWRDLFSDMFQALGATKVSLTQNSRVQEQLRKHYGRCKVINNPDGTTAEKWSYARADRLMLFYRSLATDGWDKTKRLTASSTFYDAVNCLMAIGLTKAQLQNLKKRQTLKLLHLIKIDFANQRPANYVEPVGTVLDKQGDLLSIGDKFGRGFVQSFGQSREQLIARAVGSYVDLAAAEASVQHLIAGRPLRVSEGFDLHLAVFDDGSFELVRGDVIEYHENYKIPLPEQPKYGTEQELRDDFAAYLGTKAAPEFDARSYAEAEHGKQSRILDYLRAELADAEQDPEMIAKAVKLRERITHTKRRLDRLWYWANQVTDSRGRNIKQGEIACQV, from the coding sequence ATGTACGACTTCTGGGAAATCCATATCCCCTTTGCCGATAGGTGGTGCACAACCCAGCGTGTAGGCGCTGGCTCTGCCGATATCGTGGGGATGGTAGATCTTGAAGAGTGCGGTCGTCGTGGTTTATCCCTTGGCTCTAGACGTGTTGACTTCGCCATCGATAGAGAGGGCACCATCCATGACCTGTATCACCCCTGGGAGTCTCTCCCTTCAAGCTTCACTGACATCGCGGTCAAGCTCCATCAAGCCCATCTCAAGCGCAGTTGGCCTTGCATTGCTCTCAAGGCATCACCGGCTAAGTTGCTGCAAGGTCACAACGTCTACGGGCCGGACAATGCTGCTGCTGGTATCCTCGAATTACTCGCGGCCTTCGCTCGAAGCCTTCCACGAGTCGCCGAAATGCTCGATTGGGGGCATGCCCATATTCGCCGGGTAGACGTCACCAACTCGATCCAGCTTCCAGACGCCGAGACGCTGGCGAACTGCCTTTCTGCCATTGGTAATCTCTCACACCGCCATATGAGGGCAGCCAAAGAGGCTGATTATGAATCGACGATCTATTTCAACAAGCGCAGCCAAGACCAGAAGGATGCCGGGCGAACTAAGGTGCTCGTGGTCTACGCCAAGCACAATGAGATGCAGCACCAGCTTGAGCAGCTACGCCGGGCCAAGCGCACCGAAAAAACCTCCCGCTATGACGCTGTAATCCGCAGCCTTGAAAACCCCGAACTGAATGCGTTTGCGGCGAACCGTCTCCGTTTTGAGGGGAGGGCGCTGACCCGGTGGTTTGAGCGCAACAAGATCCCCCGCAACGTGTGGCAGTTCCTGACGTTCGTTGGTCAGTTTGAGAGCAACCCGGACAATGCGGGCATGACGTTCTGCGAGTGGGCATGGCGTGACCTGTTCTCTGACATGTTCCAGGCACTGGGGGCAACCAAGGTTTCCCTGACTCAAAACAGCCGGGTGCAGGAGCAGCTTCGCAAGCATTACGGCCGCTGCAAGGTGATCAACAACCCTGACGGCACCACTGCCGAAAAGTGGAGCTATGCCCGTGCGGATCGCTTGATGTTGTTCTATCGCAGTCTGGCAACAGACGGGTGGGATAAGACCAAGCGCCTGACCGCTTCCAGCACCTTCTATGATGCCGTGAACTGCTTGATGGCCATCGGTCTGACCAAGGCCCAGCTTCAGAACCTGAAGAAGCGCCAGACCCTCAAGCTCTTGCACCTGATCAAGATAGATTTCGCTAACCAGCGTCCCGCCAATTACGTCGAGCCAGTCGGCACCGTGCTTGATAAGCAGGGCGACCTGTTGAGCATTGGCGATAAGTTTGGCCGTGGCTTCGTCCAGTCGTTCGGCCAGTCCCGCGAGCAGCTTATTGCCCGTGCTGTTGGATCCTATGTGGATCTTGCCGCTGCTGAGGCATCCGTCCAGCACCTCATTGCAGGCCGACCGCTGCGTGTCAGTGAGGGCTTTGACCTGCATCTTGCTGTCTTTGATGACGGTTCGTTCGAGCTGGTTCGTGGCGATGTTATTGAGTACCACGAGAACTACAAGATCCCGCTTCCAGAGCAACCCAAATATGGCACCGAGCAGGAGCTGCGGGACGACTTCGCCGCTTATCTGGGCACGAAGGCCGCGCCTGAATTTGATGCCCGGTCATATGCGGAAGCTGAGCACGGTAAGCAATCTCGCATCCTCGATTACCTGCGGGCCGAGCTGGCCGACGCCGAACAAGACCCGGAAATGATCGCCAAGGCGGTCAAGCTCCGCGAACGAATCACCCACACCAAGCGGCGGTTAGACCGTCTCTGGTATTGGGCCAATCAGGTCACTGACTCCCGTGGCCGCAACATCAAACAAGGGGAAATTGCATGTCAGGTATGA
- a CDS encoding zonular occludens toxin domain-containing protein — MAIVIEHGHNGSYKSSSVIWYRLLPALREGRLVVTNAAGMYPLHRIEEFLGEKFPETARLFRVSSQDPKAQQLWRVWHHWMPIGAFVFIDECQDIYDRDVFSGKPEYDLKPIDYYDSILPADFIQQYKDTLESYRPDNIEECDIDDTGKVVFDEAGRIMYPTSPKESFMRHRHYNWDVVLATPDITAIPRPVRACCEVAFSYSSKDSFILSKRKPRIYEHNPLDNGIPTKQSVIFKRHVPVAVHRLYKSTQTGNITKSGQSKGPLSSFKVRLVLFGVLPCLLGYFFYLLYQRSAMDNPLVKEAAMVDSSGGADSTAGSVAMPVSGSDGVGAVAGQPFLMPFRVTELFMTGASGAIYAGRFEGMVIFSGVRGNQELAFNSDDLVNMGYKVDYLGDCYSVVTDKTGRAITVNCAPRIYSKPEASGKNVMPDNVVQLANMTNLSS; from the coding sequence ATGGCAATCGTAATTGAACATGGTCACAACGGCTCATATAAAAGCTCGTCAGTCATTTGGTATCGATTATTACCGGCATTAAGGGAAGGGCGTTTAGTGGTAACGAACGCCGCCGGGATGTATCCTTTGCATCGTATTGAAGAGTTCTTGGGTGAAAAATTCCCAGAAACAGCCAGGCTATTTAGAGTTTCATCGCAAGACCCTAAAGCACAGCAATTATGGCGAGTTTGGCATCACTGGATGCCAATAGGTGCATTTGTATTTATAGATGAGTGTCAGGATATATATGATCGGGATGTATTTTCAGGTAAGCCTGAATATGACTTAAAGCCCATAGACTATTACGATAGTATTTTACCTGCTGACTTTATTCAGCAGTACAAGGATACATTAGAGAGCTATCGCCCTGATAATATCGAAGAGTGTGATATTGATGACACTGGAAAGGTTGTATTTGATGAGGCCGGGCGAATTATGTATCCCACATCGCCAAAAGAATCTTTTATGCGGCATCGTCATTATAACTGGGATGTGGTGCTTGCAACCCCAGATATAACGGCTATTCCTCGACCTGTTCGCGCTTGCTGTGAAGTGGCTTTTTCTTATAGCAGCAAGGACAGCTTTATTCTTTCAAAACGGAAACCACGCATCTATGAGCACAATCCGCTTGATAACGGCATCCCTACGAAGCAGAGCGTTATATTTAAAAGGCATGTGCCTGTGGCTGTTCACCGTCTATATAAATCCACGCAAACTGGAAACATTACCAAGTCAGGGCAGTCAAAAGGCCCGCTTTCTTCTTTTAAAGTCCGGCTTGTCTTATTTGGCGTCCTTCCGTGCTTACTTGGTTATTTCTTTTATCTTCTTTATCAGCGGTCTGCGATGGATAATCCGCTCGTTAAAGAGGCCGCTATGGTGGATAGTTCGGGTGGTGCTGATTCGACTGCTGGTTCTGTGGCTATGCCTGTTTCTGGTTCGGATGGTGTCGGCGCAGTTGCTGGGCAGCCTTTTTTGATGCCGTTCCGGGTGACTGAATTATTTATGACTGGGGCCAGTGGTGCCATATATGCCGGGCGGTTCGAGGGGATGGTCATTTTCTCTGGCGTTCGTGGCAATCAAGAGCTGGCCTTTAACTCTGACGACTTGGTGAACATGGGCTATAAGGTCGATTACCTGGGCGATTGCTATTCGGTGGTGACTGACAAGACTGGCCGGGCCATCACCGTCAACTGTGCACCGAGGATCTACAGCAAGCCCGAGGCATCTGGCAAAAATGTCATGCCTGACAACGTTGTCCAGTTGGCAAACATGACCAATTTGTCGAGCTAA